The segment TTGGGTTCGCACCTCGTAGAACTCCAGGATGGCCTGGACCACCTGAAAATAGCCTTCGTAGGCCAAGGTAAATACCTGCAGATGTCGGGCGGGATCCAACTCTTCGGCGGTGGCCTTATAGTCCGCGGCATTGCGTAGGAAGCCCGCGATTGCCCCGGGCGTCGGAGCAACCGCATCAAAGGCTTTCGTCTTGATGAGGTTTTCGTATTCAGTTGGGCGTGGCATCACAGTATCCTCAGCAAGGGGCCTTGGGCGATCTGTGCCATGACGGGGTCGGCGGCTACCAGCGCAGCCCATTCGGCAGGCTCGTACAACGAGAAGTTGACGGGGCGCAGCAGATTTTGCTCGGCCATGTGCAGGGCTTCAGATAGCTCGAGGAGAGGGACGTTCCCGATGACGATCAAGTCGATGTCGCTACGGCCACTGTCGGTACCCTTGGCCACCGAGCCAAACACGAACGCGGTGGAGATGTGCGCGGCAAACGGCAACAAGGCTTCCTTCAACGGCTCCGCAACGGCAAATGACTTGCGCGCGATGCTGACCAGTTCCGGATAGAGGATGAATTCCGTATTCGCGCGAATGCTTCGTTGTCGGCCTCGTCGAGCGTCTTCCTTGAGTACGCCGACCTCGACCAGCCGGTCCACCTGCTTTTGAGCGCTGCCGCGCCCACTGTTTGCCAGACGCAGCAGTTCCTGGAGCGTAAAACTACGGTCAGGCTGCAGCAGCGTGGCACCAAGCACCCGTTGCATGCCCGGTGTGAAGAGAAAGTCAGCGAGACTCACGAAAATCCTCAATAGAGGGATAAACGTCCTCATTATAGGGATTTTTTGACGAATCCTCAATAGAAGGCCATTCATCCCCACTTTGAGGATTCTCACTGCCGTCACCGAGGGGCTCAGGGCCGACGAGTCGCCCCTCGGACAAGCCGATGCCCCGGGGGTCCATGACTCCCGGGGCATCCTGGAGAACGGCAGCACCGCCATCGACACACGCCGCATGAAGAGTCGAGGCGCGTGGCCGGGCTGCGTTTTTACGTCACGGCAGGCGGCGCAAGCCGCCCGCCGCGCTTACTGCCCCTGCTGCTTCAATTGCTGCTGCTTGAGCTGCTGCGTACGCGCCTGCAGCTTCAGCACGCGCTGCAGCGCGGTGCGATTCGCGAGGATGCCGTCGTAGAAGTTGGCGAGATCGCCCTTCAGCGCGGTTCGCGACGCGTCGTTCAGGTAGATCATGTGGCCCGACGGGTAGTTCTTGATCGTCAGGTTCTGCGCCTTGATCGTCGGATCGAGCGGCATCTGCGCGAGCGTCAGCTCCGTCTGGTGGAACGGCGTGACCGAATCGAAATAGCCGTTCGCCGACAGCACCTTCAGGTCCGGGTTCACGCTCATCGTCGACGCGAGGTCGCCGGCCGTGTACAGCGTATTGCCGCCGCCCTTGTTCGCGCCGGTCGGGTCCGTGTGGCTGAAGTCCCAGTTGTTGAAGACCTGGTCGTTCAGGTCCACGAACGACGACGTCGACGTGTACTTGAGGTCGGTGTTGATGTAGCTGTTCCACAGCACCGTGTACGCGCCGCCGACGTTCGTGATCGACGGATCGTTGCTGCCCGAGTTCGGCAGGATGTACGGCGCGATGCCCTTGCCCGTGAAGTTCGCGCGACCGTCGTACTGGCCGATCTGCGTGCCCGGCACGAGCGTCAGGAAGAACGTGTACGGCGGGTTGTCGTTGGACGACGGCACGTTGCCGAGCGCGGCCGGGTTGCCGAAGGTCTGGATCAGCGACGTCGGGTCCGTGCCGATGTACGAGCCCATCTGCTGCGCGGTCTGCAGGTTCAGGTTCAGCCGCACGTTCACGAAGCCGCCGTCCTGCGGGTTCGGCTTCTGCGCGAGCGGCGCGAGCGTGTTGTCCGCGTAGGCGCGGGCCTGGACCATGTACGCGTCGAGATCGGTCGGCGTCGGGTTGACCGTCGTCTTCTTCCAATAGAACGCATCGGCCGCGAGCGTCGGGAACGTGCCCGGCGCGGACAGCGCGTTCGCGTAGTCGAGGATCGACGACTGCAGCGTGATC is part of the Burkholderia pyrrocinia genome and harbors:
- a CDS encoding S10 family peptidase, with product MTTRKSLKDGFALFGTTLSVPLAAAAAAALLVTGCGGDDGPSPAASAAAAAATASNGSTTASTNATAAAAADQPYVDNDVYGTGPNDAVTDSTEGAAVVHRQVTIGGKTVKYTATTGHLTTIDPITSAPNAKMFYVAYTQDNPDPSKPRPVTFFYNGGPGSSSVYLLLGSYGPKRLQSSFPNFTPPAPYKLLDNPDSLLDRTDLVFINPVGTGYSAAIAPAKNKDFWGTDQDARSIDRFIQRYLTKYSRWNSPKFLYGESYGTARSAVVSWVLHEDGIDLNGITLQSSILDYANALSAPGTFPTLAADAFYWKKTTVNPTPTDLDAYMVQARAYADNTLAPLAQKPNPQDGGFVNVRLNLNLQTAQQMGSYIGTDPTSLIQTFGNPAALGNVPSSNDNPPYTFFLTLVPGTQIGQYDGRANFTGKGIAPYILPNSGSNDPSITNVGGAYTVLWNSYINTDLKYTSTSSFVDLNDQVFNNWDFSHTDPTGANKGGGNTLYTAGDLASTMSVNPDLKVLSANGYFDSVTPFHQTELTLAQMPLDPTIKAQNLTIKNYPSGHMIYLNDASRTALKGDLANFYDGILANRTALQRVLKLQARTQQLKQQQLKQQGQ
- a CDS encoding nucleotidyltransferase domain-containing protein yields the protein MSLADFLFTPGMQRVLGATLLQPDRSFTLQELLRLANSGRGSAQKQVDRLVEVGVLKEDARRGRQRSIRANTEFILYPELVSIARKSFAVAEPLKEALLPFAAHISTAFVFGSVAKGTDSGRSDIDLIVIGNVPLLELSEALHMAEQNLLRPVNFSLYEPAEWAALVAADPVMAQIAQGPLLRIL